The sequence caaggaaccagcgacgaACAAAGataccaaaccaactaatatactgtgggataacaaaggcaggtaatcaaaggaacagggaacaggtgtgacaagaaggcagagaaacaaatacaaaggctgagcaTGGGAAAAGGACTAATAAGAATAACCAGAAAACACAgactaagcaaaactataagAAAGAATTAATCAGAGGAAGCATAAGGaaactagaataaccatgaactaaagtaaacagagaaactagagggaacatagaaacaacaatAACCTAAGACCCAACAATGAACCCAttaagaaaacctgaataccaAAGtgaacaaacctaaccacataGACTGAATAGACTGGAAatgaaactagtaaacaagaagagtccAAGGAACAAAttaccaaaacataaaaaacaccaGGATACTAAGAGAGAGAATTAAACTAGAGAGTGCAAGGAAGACAATGaattataataattacaattacaataatagtaataaaaaaaCCATACTAAGTAATAAGGAAACCACCATAAAGAAACCTAAGAGGggaaacactaggaggcggtagagggaCTAGAAAACATGATGCAAAAACCAAGATAGAACAACTAAGCAAAGAATAAACAACAAAGCctcaaacaaagtccaaaaatgtcacactctgacagctttaaaataaatagcagTTATGGTGAATTGGTGACCACATTTGAAGCTATGACGAGATGAACTTTGACCTTTGTCTAGCTCTGATTTTCAGAGTTGCTTTAAACATTTGAATTCTCACTTCGACTGTAGATGGGATCAAATTTAGACAAGTAGCTATTTTTGGAGCTATTTCCTGTCTTATAAAGATCAGCACACATCTGCATTACTTCCATTGCTTTCCCATTTCGATGAGAGGCTAAGAGAAAAGAACTGAACAGCAAGGAGAATCGGGTATtgacaatggatggataaataaatgtacttaaattaAAGGTTAGATTTGTCAAAACTGTCTATTGTGCGATCATGGATGCCAGTAAGTATAGAAGACCATGTATGTTCAGCTGTGAAAATGAAAGCACCTCCAGCTTTTCTTTGCCTTCTGTACCACCACCTGTTTTTGTCTCACTTCAGCCACTTCTAGACCTGAAGTCAGCACATGAAGGCAGTAGGGAATGTATGGGGCAGCACATTAATGCTTACACACTAAGCTAAATATTGAATCTGTGAAATGCAATATCCCACAGCTTTATAAAAATTCATATGGGTgcacaaaaagtatttttttccccactgcCTTATTCTCAAAGCAAAACAGAAGATTGCACAAAATGTTCCagtgaagaaaacatgttttatgggTTTAAGGAGAGGAATTCTTGGTTGGAGAGTGGACAAGACCATTTGAGGGATTTGTGCATGAGCTAACCACTGGACTTACAATCTTCACCACAGAGACTTTGAATAGTTTTTGTCGTCAGAATTCAGTGTGCACACTAATGTCAGTAAACTCAGTCACTAACAAGAAATCTCTTTATTTTGAATGGAAACAACACTAATTTACATCAATCAGTTGGGAGATTCAACCTTATATGGAGGAGGCGCCCTCTTTTGCTGACCTGTCAGGGTGCAGCCCTGAGAACATCTGGAGAGGGCAATTACATATGGTTCTGGGCAAATTCTGCAATACTTACCACCCTTCAGAGtttcattttcatcttttataGCTGACTGCTTGTTTCCTTTGCAGTGCAATATTACATACATCTGCCCCTCATGGAACATTATGTCCAAAAAACCAAGCCCCTCAAGAATAGTAGACttatacatttttccttttgcagTAGCAGGCAGGATCTTGTGTTCAGTTGTAACTTCTCTGATAATGATAGAGAGAGGTCATTTTGTCATTACCTGAGTAGACTCATGATTTTCTTACGTTCTTGCTGTATCCCTGCAGGGGTTGGGTCTGTCCACATGAACGAGGTGGAATGCTCTGGGTTTGAAAAGTCTCTGACTGAATGTTACTTCAACCGTGAGTCTGTGGGCTGCAGCCATGAGGAAGATGCTGCAGTCAGGTGTAATGTTCCTGCAATGGGCTTCAACAGCCGCGTGAGTTTACTGCATCTGGTTTATACATTTCAAGGAATATAATTCTCTGTATTTATAAGATTGAATGAAACATAAATGTAACCCTCTCTTTCCTCAGCTTCGGTTAGGCGGCGGCCGTAACCCCTATGAGGGCCGTGTGGAAGTCCTGGCAGAGAGAAACGGCTCTCTGGTGTGGGGCACAGTGTGCAGCGACAGCTGGGGAACCATGGAGGCGATGGTGGTGTGCAGACAGCTGGGGCTGGGCTTTGCCAGCCATGCTTTCCAGGTAACCCTACTAAGAAAGGTTTCTTACCCAAACAAAAAGCCTGCCACCTGCAAAATGGTGGTTGCTGTTTCATCATGTTCTCAGCTGACCTGATTGGAGTTTTCTTTATATATACCAAGTTTAGTGTCTGTTAACAAGGGTGATATTTCCTTTCAGACACACGGAATATGAGGAGCCAGCCCTGTACATACAAGCTGACATTTTCTGTTGTTGCAGCTTCTTTTCATAGTTTATAcgcaaatctttttttttcatgtgtagTCTCCAAAAATGCAGACAATATTTAAGTGGGCGTAGTTACTACACTAACAAATGCTGCAGAGACGTATGAGGATTTCCAAGATTTTCTGCAGTTATTGTGAACAATGACATGTCCTGACCAGAAATGCCTTTATTCTTGAGCTTTCTATCATGAGCAAAATAACACATTTCTCTTTCATGGGAGTGAGTGCAggctttttgttattttgggggGATTTAGTGTTTTTCAGAACTGTGTCCTGTATGATCTGTTTGGTCTGTGCTATTTCCGTGATGTTTTTGTGAGGACAAGGCGGTTTCTGTTCTTATGGGTTAtgtgttttaacaaaaatacattcGGGACGTTGTAAGGAGCCTctaatttgaaagaaaataatcgAATTACATGAAACACTGTGATCAGTTTCCACAATGTAAtgctaataaaacatatttacctCACTGCAGTTCTGGAGGCAGGAGATGATGATAGGTGAGATATGAGGTTACAGCAGCCTGCTAGTATTGCCAGTTTCAGCCTGTTTAGCGAATGAGTTTGCGTGGCAGTGGATGCCATTAGCTCTCTCTGTCCCTAACAAGCTTTGGCTTTATTTATCCCGGAGGGCAAAATAAAGATGCCACTTGCTTGGTTACATTAAAAACAGACGGTAAAGAGAAATGGTTGGTTAATGGAGGTAAAGATATAACAGATTTAAGAGTCCAGCCTCTCAGCGGGACTTTAGAGAAAACCCCGAGCAGATCTTTGAAGTACAGTGgaggttttattattaaaacacatgGAAACAGTGAGGCAGCATCACACTACTGTCCTGATTAGAGCTCCTTTTATGTCACGAGGTGAGGGTTCACTGAGCAAAAGACCTCAAGGATCAGCTCTATATGTGAACACACTCTAAAGGTGTTGGAAATGTATGGCTTCATATGATCCAAATCAGGAAGGTATGCGATTTGAAttatggggattttatgtgtcgATAACTGCAGAGAGTTAATGACTGGAACCTGGACTAGATCTGGTGAATACTGTTTATCCAAGAGGGCCAATCCACCTCCTTAACTGAAAGTTCTCATCTGAATGgtatatttctatatttttttgttgcagaGAAGGGACCTCCTAAGACCCATTAGTCTGGCTCATGTCTTACTCATAAATGGGTTTTCCAGGCAAATCTGACCACCAGATGGAACATATGATGGCAATCTTAAATCTACACTTCAGTATATCTGCTCTTCCCCTCAGCCCACCAGCAGATACATGCATATCCCCCAGTTCAGCTTCGTTTGCACGTTTCCATGAAAATTGGTGGAAAGTCTGACATTTCCCTCGCACAAGATTTCCATTTGGTCTGCAAAGTTGTGCAACAAGACTGAGTCAGGGTTTGAGGGAGACATCTGGGCAACCCATACCTTTCTGTGGGGGGGTAAATTATTTGATGGAGTCATGCCAACAGTTAgataattattttataatgtaTTCAGATCCCTGTTCACATgttgcttttgttgtttttttgtttttatgcctAAAGTTAGGAGAGCACCTTTTTACATGACATGAGAGTGGTAGCGGCCTTTTGCATTTAAATCTTGATTGTTCTGCTAATTGGATTATTTCTGATTATAATTATCAGGAGACCTGGTACTGGCAGGGAGATGCATCAGCTGACTCTGTGGTGATGAGCGGAGTGAGATGTTCAGGAACCGAGCTGACTCTGGATCAATGTCTGCATCATGGCAAGCACGTTAGCTGCCTGAAAGGAAGTGGACGCTTTGCTGCTGGAGTGTCTTGCACTCAGAGTAAGAAACACCACATTCATGTAGAATCTTAAATAACTTTAACAAGTAAATCATTTCATATTCATGTtaatattttcagataaaaTATGAGCTGTTCTGCTCCTATTATATTTCAATATGCCCGGTGTGCCTATGAGCATGAAAGTAGTATTATTaattgattaaaatatgttactttgatacattttgtcatattacacattccatttcCACTTCacgtagtggcagcatcatgctgtgggaatgtctTTCCCCAGCAGGAACAGCGAAGCTGGTTCTGTGGATGTAGCTATTAACAGGACAACAACACTAAACATTAAGGCTGCAAAATATATCGCAAATGCAGTGTATTGTCAACgtaatatcagtgtgtgcaggATTTATATTTCAAAGGACAGTTTGGAGTGCAATAACTGTGGGCTATAATAGAGTCTCAgggcagcagatgctcacacccGACACAAATGATGCTGCCTAAAATGCTGAGTCAGACTGTaggaagcacagatgagaaagacAGGAAAGGATCAAATCGGCATATATTGCACCTGATATCATCTTCACAATATTTACCGCAATATTACTCACAAGATTTTCCAGTATTGCGTAGCCATgttaaacataaagccaaagctGGAGTACaacggtttagatcaaagcgcAGTCAgagtccagatctaaattcaGTTCAAACTAGATTTTCATAGATCCCCTCTGTCCAATCTGACTAACAAAGTGGGTGTAAGGAGTAGTAAGACGTTTTTGGAATTAGTTAGTTTAATCTCATTGTGCTCTCCCCCCTCACAGCGGCCCCAGACCTGGTCCTTAGTGCTCAGGTGGTGGAGCAGACCACGTACCTGGAGGACAGGCCCATGTACGCTCTGCAGTGTGCCCATGAAGAACGCTGTCTGTCCAGCACTGCCGACAAAGCCGACCCAAACTCCTACCGCCGCCTGCTACGCTTCTCCTCCCAGATCCAGAACAACGGCTTGTCAGATTTCAGACCCCGGGCGTCGCCTCATTCCTGGATCTGGCACGAGTGTCACAGGTGAGACCTCACCAGGACATTCTGTGTAGTGAGTGACTGTAACCCCTCATCAGTTACTCtgatttagttttattgttACTGCTTATCTTTAATGTCTAACAGCTAACTTTCCTCTTGTTAATGTTGGGTCAAACTAATATGATTTAAACAGCTCCTTACCAGATTGTTTAAGTTCTCTGATGTGGCTGTTTGTATGATAATTAAACTCCCTTCTCTGTATAATCCAGACACTACCACAGTATGGAAGTTTTCACCCACTATGACTTGCTGAGTCTGAACGGGACTAAAGTAGCAGAGGGACATAAAGCCAGCTTCTGTCTGGAGGACACCCACTGTGATGAGGGTAAAGTCAAACACttacttcctgtttttttatttcacatacAGGGATTTTCTAGAGATGTTCTTCTAACAGTGAAAACACCTTACAACCAAATTCCATATGATAAATATTCTACAATTACACTCTTTGATCAGACTTcttgataaaataaatgtgctttattttaACATCTGCTCTGAATGTAGGTATACAGAAGAGGTACGAATGTGCCAACTTTGGGTCTCAAGGCATCACAGTTGGCTGCTGGGACACCTACAGGCACGACATAGACTGTCAGTGGATCGACATCACAGATGTGAAGCCAGGAGATTACTTCTTACAGGTACAACATCTGCTCTGTTGGTCTCACCCTGTTAAATATTCTACTTTTTTTGGTGGAAAGGTCCATCTCACATCAGCCTGCTGTCTCCTATAGACCAAACAGATGCTCATTCTCCACATCTGCCTTTTCCTCTATTCAGTGTCCCATATGTTACATAACTGAGCAAAGACTCTTGAAGAACACTAAACTTATCAACTTATTGACTCTGTTATAAAATGAAATctgatatttttcaaaatactgTGCCGCAGTTATTCCTTATTACCAGAAAACTATTAGTCTAACATTGCTCTCCTTTTTTAAGGTCGCGATAAACCCGAACTATGAGGTTGCAGAATCCGATTACACCAACAATATTATGAAGTGTCGCTCTCGCTACGATGGACACCGGATATGGACCTACAACTGTCATATAGGTGAGAATACTTCCTCACGAAGATACTACTGTCTTCTCCAACAGGGACGCAACATTTGCTGTGTTTAACTAGACTATGGTATAAATCACACACTACTACATTCatgttgtgttcaaaataagaGCGGTCCAGCTAGACTAACCAGATCAATCCCTGTTTTTGCTAGAAATCATATTACCACATGgcaaatcatttattagtaGGCGTATTAGTCATAGAAAACCAACGTTCATTATATGCATACTCCTGAGTCTGTGTAATTGAGTAATTGATTGAAAGAGGgatgttcaaaataaaagcagtaagGAGTTCAGCTACTGAGGTCATCCATTCTGTGAAGAAACATGCATCAGTCAGGTAGCCCTTATTTAGGGATGACACCAGCACATTTTCATAATTTCTctctgaaaacccaaaaatggGTCGTTCCAGGCATTTTTTAGAGGAACGATTGGAGAGGGGAAAACATATAAAGTGCAGAAAATGACCCTCAAATTCTTTACAATGGaaagcaaaaccagaaacaTGGAAAAAATTGAAAGATGCAAAATGAAAGATCCATTTGAATGGATCGAAGAATATCCAGAGTGGCAAAGATTCAGCCAATAATCAGCTCCATGGTGATCATAGATAATCTAAAGTTAACAGCGAGTACTGGGACAATTCAAAGATGCCTGTGTGAAGCTGTGTCAGCAAGGACCCCCCTGCAAAGTCCCACtgttaaaaaagagaaatagaGCAACATTATCTAGACCgatgaaagtaaaatttttccttttttgggtCCAAGGGGTGCAGACACTTAATTGGATTGAAGCcactctgaagacagtgaaGCACGGTGGCTCAAGCATCATGATATGGGGACGTTTCTCTTACTATGGTGTCGGGCCTATTTACTGCATACAAGGGATCATGGATCAGTTTGcataaaatcaaaatacttGAAGAGGTCATGTTGCCTTCTGCCAAAGAAGAAATGCTCTTGGAATGGGTGTTTCAACAAgaaaatgaccccaaacacaccagtaAGGGAGCAGCATCTTGGTTCCAGACAAAGTCAAAGTTCTGGAGCAGCCAGCCCAATCCCCAGACCTTAATTCGAGTGAAAACTTATGAGGTGACGTCAAAAAAGCTGTTTCAGAGGCAGAAAAAGTAAACGCAAAGTTTCATCCTGGGTCGAAATACCTGTTCATTGGTGCCAGATGTTGGTCGACTCAATGCAACACAGTGTGAAGCAGTGGTTATACAACTAAATATTagttcagtgattcacaggAATAATGAATCCTATAGACTTTTCAGTTCGTACAGTAAATATTtgagtttgtaaagaaaaatgcagacGCTGCTGTTTTGTTGAACAGCTCAATGTTCATTTTCTGCAATGTGATTCAAAGATTGATAAAATTTCTTCATGGTTTGATTGAGAATATCATACGCAGTGTTCCCAGtgcatggaaataaaaactCTTCTAAGGATTTTGagatttattcacatttttaaacacactgctattttttttaacacaactgTATCTACAGAAACAAAGAACTGATTTCCAATCCAACAttctttgttttcacatttcttttatgTGAAACAACAAAACCCATAACAGTTgctttcaaacataaataattaaactttGTTATTCATTAAtgagtctgtaaatattttatttagtattCACTTGTCTGATAGTGCCTGATGTGCagtatactatatatatatataatatatatatatatatataatatatatatatatataatatatatatatatattatatatatatatattatatatatatatatataatatatatatataatatatatatatatatatattatatatatatatattatatatatatatatatattaatatatatatataatatatatatatatataatttaataaattgtATTGATCAGTGCATTTAGGAGCATAAAGGGATAAACTTGGCTCAAACTGACAATTTAAATACCGTAAACTCTAAATTAGAAAAGGTATGAGATATTGAAAACCTCAGTAAAtatgttaaacaaaaaaaaactatttaaaaagtgACTGAACAATgttagatctttttttttttgatgaacagttttaacaaaataaaattgctaGATATAAAATATTTCTTGAACTAAATCCTGAAAATGAACATCTGTTAACAACCAGTCCTCATTCACCTGGGCAATAACAGGAAACAAAACATCTTGAACATAACCAGGCAACCAAACAATTCAGGTCAAACCTACAAACATCGAAATTTAACTCAAAGCCATTCAAGAGACtttgaaataatctgaaatatCATTTTTGTCCTTGTTAATTAATTGCCGAGGCTTTTTCCTTACTAATGTTGCCAAAGGTGAACAAAAGTTACCACGGGTCAGAGGTCAGGTACAGCTACAGATTTCACAATTTCTTGCTCAGAAAGTCATTTTCCTCCTGCCACGAGGTCAACTGCAGCCTCCGCTGTTCAGGGTTAGTGTTTGGAGAAAGGTCTGTCCAGTCCAGCTGTAGAATcaagacagagaaaaagtttaaagtcaaaaatgtgtttaataagAATTCACCATATGggtttcttcattttcatgtcTGACTTCACAGGTGGCACATTAAGTTCAGACGTAGAGGACACATTTCCCGGATTGCTGACCAACCAGCTTTCACACAGGTAGACCAGAGCAGGACGCCTCACAAGGATGGCACCAGGAAAGCATTTGACAACCACTAGAGGGAGCTGTGTCACGTAGCCTCCTTGGAGCAGTGCTGGATTGTTGTTGTGCTCAGGGTTCAGCTGGTGCAATAAACAATGACTCAATAGGAAAACAAACTGCATTTACCCTGTTCAGTTTTacaaaactgtgtttttgtgtctcttgctgtttttgtgtcattttgacCTGGTGCTCATGATGCAATAAGGATTACAGCCACGTAACTTGTTAAACCAAGTGTGGCGATGAGTGCATTGGAAAccaaagctttaaaatgtgTAGAGAGCGCATCAAACCAAAACTCAGACAACATCATGTTCCTTAGTAGGGTAGTACTTCATTTGCATGGATTCAAGGTGCCCGCTGCCAGATCTGGTGTTTTAACTTGTCATAATCTCGCACTGTAAGTTTATCCGAAACAGCTGTGATGAAAAGCGGCTGTATAAATCAGATTTGTCCCAAATGTTTCGGACAGTgcagaaatgatctaaacacacaaaacaaatgtaattcACTACAGAGTGACATGCCAAAGCCTCTGGCAAGGAAGCACCAGAAAAGACAACTCCTGTTGTCAGGATTGGATTTAACTAGCTACAAATTGTGACAAATGGTATCCACTGCTAAATGACAaggaaataaagtaaaaatttatattttttggaggTGCTGCATGCAACAGATGCCAAATGTTGTCTGGAATGAGTTCCTGTAGTGTTGGTCAATGTCTGTGATGGATTTTCAGTCATAAATTTAAGCTAGAATATAAGAGAAACCAAGAAGCTTTTTTGAATTCaccaaatacacacatatttgTGCTCTATACCTCCCATCTGCCTGTTTTTGAAATGTCTTATTAAACTCTATCCATCAGGGACTTTGGTAACATTGTGAAAATGTCTCGTTATGAATTTGTAAATGATTTTGAATGTAGAAATGTAACAATCCTTCATTTTACAAGGATACGTTTCAGTTGCTGATTGTTTTAATATATTACAGTGAATGTGGAAACGcattaaaaattttaataaaacatgttgaaagtACCCAACTTGTTTTATCATCCCTACGTGTCTCTTTATTAGGGTCGTcaaaatactaatattttgatttaattgATACTTAATA comes from Girardinichthys multiradiatus isolate DD_20200921_A chromosome 20, DD_fGirMul_XY1, whole genome shotgun sequence and encodes:
- the loxl2a gene encoding lysyl oxidase homolog 2A gives rise to the protein MMNQLLLTLLCMSALSGARSDSGKPVIQLRLAGEKRKHYEGRLEVFYNGEWGTVCDDDFSISAAQVVCRELGFMDAASWSPSAKFGRGEGRIWLDNVHCTGAEKSLAQCKSNGFGVSDCKHSEDVGVVCSQKRIPGFKFIRNQAISAEGLTVQVEDVRIRATYSHRKKIPITEGFVEVKDGGKWRQICDEEWSEMNSRVICGMYGFPSEKPFNLRPYKLLAKRRKKNYWGFSVNCTGNESNLSDCKLGKEIQLKGNNTCRRGMPAVISCVPGRAFAPSVSMGFRKAYRMEQPLVRLRGGAMIGEGRVEVLKNGEWGTVCDDNWNIRAATVVCRELGFGSAKEALSGGRMGQGVGSVHMNEVECSGFEKSLTECYFNRESVGCSHEEDAAVRCNVPAMGFNSRLRLGGGRNPYEGRVEVLAERNGSLVWGTVCSDSWGTMEAMVVCRQLGLGFASHAFQETWYWQGDASADSVVMSGVRCSGTELTLDQCLHHGKHVSCLKGSGRFAAGVSCTQTAPDLVLSAQVVEQTTYLEDRPMYALQCAHEERCLSSTADKADPNSYRRLLRFSSQIQNNGLSDFRPRASPHSWIWHECHRHYHSMEVFTHYDLLSLNGTKVAEGHKASFCLEDTHCDEGIQKRYECANFGSQGITVGCWDTYRHDIDCQWIDITDVKPGDYFLQVAINPNYEVAESDYTNNIMKCRSRYDGHRIWTYNCHIGGTLSSDVEDTFPGLLTNQLSHR